The following are encoded in a window of Magnolia sinica isolate HGM2019 chromosome 11, MsV1, whole genome shotgun sequence genomic DNA:
- the LOC131218090 gene encoding uncharacterized protein LOC131218090 — MSNSHEGWPFIHRLLIDLFKFMEPYLRNDELGEMVRFLYKGTLRVLLLLLHDFPEFLCGYYFSFCNVIPPSCIQMRNIILCAFPHNMELPYPLTPNLKVDLVPESSQSPCILSEVDGAIKAMQIKTKIDEYLKSWKKGSPLLAELNQSLLLPQSEAALAGTRYNVPLINSLVLYLSMQAIYTTLVDDFSVSPIMDIFQVMITDLDPEGRYLFLNSVANQLRYPSSHTFYFSLVLLYLFSKASQDVIQEQIMRVLLERLIVKQPHPWVLLATFIKLVKVTIW, encoded by the exons ATGTCCAACTCTCACGAGGGTTGGCCTTTCATCCATCGCTTGCTCATAGACTTGTTCAAATTCATGGAGCCATACCTGAGGAATGATGAACTAGGAGAAATG GTTCGCTTTCTATACAAAGGAACTCTAAGGGTCCTGCTGTTACTGCTTCATGATTTTCCAGAGTTCCTTTGTGGTTATTATTTCAGCTTCTGCAATGTGATCCCTCCGAGTTGCATTCAAATGCGAAACATTATTCTCTGTGCTTTTCCCCACAATATGGAGCTGCCCTATCCTTTAACTCCCAACTTAAAG GTTGATTTGGTCCCTGAATCCAGCCAGTCACCATGCATCCTCTCTGAGGTTGATGGTGCTATCAAAGCAATGCAAATTAAGACTAAAATTGATGAGTATCTCAAG TCATGGAAAAAGGGATCTCCACTTTTAGCGGAGCTAAACCAGAGTCTGCTGCTTCCCCAAAGCGAGGCTGCACTGGCTGGGACTCGGTACAATGTACCCCTGATCAACTCCCTCGTGCTTTACTTAAGCATGCAG GCTATCTACACCACTCTCGTGGATGACTTTTCAGTCAGTCCTATCATGGACATTTTCCAGGTTATGATAACAGATTTGGATCCAGAAGGGCGCTACCTTTTCCTAAATTCAGTTGCCAACCAATTACGCTACCCAAGCAGCCATACCTTCTACTTCTCCTTGGTCCTTCTCTATTTGTTTTCAAAAGCAAGCCAG GATGTCATTCAGGAGCAAATAATGAGGGTGTTGTTAGAGCGTCTCATTGTCAAGCAACCTCATCCATGGGTCTTGCTGGCCACCTTTATTAAGCTCGTTAAGGTAACCATTTGGTAG